The sequence TAGTTGCCCTCATCTTTATGCGCATCATCTGAAAAGATCCATACATCATTTTTACCGATAAGAAAGAGTTCATCAAACGTCACCTCTTTTGTATCGGTATGAATTTCAATATGATCGGTATGAACTTTACTTCCGTTGTACCCCAGCATTTCTATCTCTCCGTCAATCACAAGCACTTTAGTACTTTTATCGAAATGTGCAGAGGCTGCTTTTATGACACTGTCTTCATAATAGACAACCACATGATCTTTAGCTTCGACGATATTGTCTGCAGCATCCACATGTTTTGCCGTTATCTCGATCTTACTTTTATCTGAGGCAGCAGACAATATTTGCACGCCCGCTATGATAGCTACAAGAAAAAAAAAGAGATTTTTAGTCATTCACAACTACACAGTTAGAAAGTTTATCATGCAGTGTTTGTCTCAATGGTACAAAAAAGGCCATAAGAAAACCCAAATAGAACAGTACTTCGCTTGGGATTCTCACTGAAGCACGTAAAAATGCTTTTTGAAAACCAGGTGTATCTCCTGTCTCTAGCTCTATCACTTTGATCTTCATAAAATACTTGCCCAGTGTCATACCGTTTTGCCATACCAGAACAGTATGATAGAGGAGTTTTATAGAGAGGACAACCAAAAGATTTTGAGCAATAAAGGTATTGACCGTTTCAAGTGCTGCTTCATCTACCACCGTAATATTTGAAAAAAGTACAGAAAACTGATCATAAAAAATGATGATGAAAAAGAGTGTAATGACAATATCATCTATGACAAAAGCGGTCATCCTTTTTTGAAGACTTGCAATGGGCAAGGAGAGAGATTCAGACATCCCTACTCCCTAGAGTGCCTGATATG is a genomic window of Sulfurovum sp. XGS-02 containing:
- a CDS encoding RDD family protein, with translation MSESLSLPIASLQKRMTAFVIDDIVITLFFIIIFYDQFSVLFSNITVVDEAALETVNTFIAQNLLVVLSIKLLYHTVLVWQNGMTLGKYFMKIKVIELETGDTPGFQKAFLRASVRIPSEVLFYLGFLMAFFVPLRQTLHDKLSNCVVVND